A DNA window from Comamonas fluminis contains the following coding sequences:
- a CDS encoding YadA family autotransporter adhesin → MSTGIAGAQSAISSLSTSTAGQVAGLSTSMAANVGSLSTGVAGAQSSISSLSTSTAASVGSLSTGISTAQATANNSAQYANGGRTLNLNANAGAGTTISNVAAGQASTDAVNVGQMQQSSQAALGSANNFTSQQVMALQTMMNQAFANGLCSFSNGNVSCGPNATAQGSGATAIGQGSKAVGDATTALGAGAEAHYAGSVAIGAGAKALADPTTAVGNNAIAQGNNSVALGANTLASGDNSVALGQGSTADRANSVSVGNGSTGLSRQITNVAPGTAATDAVNVGQMQGAVAAASQEARNYASKGIAASLAIPGMPALAPGKNWVGAAVGTYGGQSALGVAWGYQVNANVNLGLGVATSSGSGSRPAARAQMGYSW, encoded by the coding sequence TTGTCCACCGGTATTGCCGGTGCTCAAAGTGCCATTTCTTCCCTGTCTACCAGCACCGCAGGGCAGGTTGCCGGACTGTCCACCAGCATGGCTGCCAATGTGGGTAGCTTGTCGACGGGGGTTGCAGGGGCCCAAAGTTCAATCTCTTCGCTATCCACCAGCACAGCGGCCAGTGTAGGGAGCCTGTCTACGGGAATTTCCACGGCGCAGGCCACGGCCAATAATTCTGCGCAATACGCCAATGGCGGCAGAACGTTGAATCTGAATGCGAATGCTGGCGCAGGTACCACTATCAGCAACGTCGCTGCAGGGCAGGCCAGCACCGATGCGGTGAATGTGGGGCAGATGCAGCAAAGCAGTCAGGCGGCCCTGGGCAGTGCGAATAACTTCACCAGCCAGCAAGTCATGGCGCTGCAGACCATGATGAACCAGGCGTTTGCCAATGGGCTGTGCAGCTTCAGCAATGGCAATGTGAGTTGCGGCCCGAATGCGACAGCTCAGGGCAGCGGTGCCACCGCCATAGGCCAAGGCTCCAAAGCCGTTGGCGACGCAACGACGGCGCTGGGGGCAGGGGCTGAAGCACATTACGCGGGGTCTGTGGCCATTGGTGCGGGGGCGAAGGCGCTGGCCGACCCCACCACGGCGGTGGGTAATAACGCGATTGCACAAGGCAATAACAGCGTGGCGCTTGGAGCGAATACGCTGGCCAGTGGTGATAACTCGGTAGCGCTGGGGCAGGGGTCTACCGCAGATCGGGCCAATAGCGTTTCGGTGGGTAATGGCAGCACGGGGCTGAGCCGCCAGATTACCAATGTGGCACCGGGTACTGCAGCGACTGATGCGGTGAACGTGGGTCAGATGCAGGGGGCGGTGGCAGCAGCCAGCCAAGAGGCAAGAAACTATGCCAGCAAGGGGATTGCAGCATCGCTGGCCATTCCCGGTATGCCCGCATTGGCGCCTGGCAAGAATTGGGTGGGCGCCGCCGTGGGTACCTATGGCGGGCAGTCTGCATTGGGTGTGGCCTGGGGTTATCAGGTCAACGCCAATGTGAATCTGGGACTGGGTGTGGCGACATCCAGTGGCAGTGGCTCCCGCCCAGCAGCGCGCGCGCAGATGGGCTATTCCTGGTGA
- a CDS encoding proteasome-type protease gives MTYCVALKINAGLVFLSDSRTNAGLDQISTFRKVMLYEQPGERFMVLQSAGNLAITQSVRELLESFQLHDPATDERLTIWNVRSMFDAARVLGAAVRHVYDREAAALQRAGVDFNVSMIFGGQIQGEGMRLFQVYSAGNFIEATSETPYFQIGESKYGKPVLDRVITSETPLDEAAKCALVSMDSTLKSNLSVGLPLDLIVYENNRFATDRIVCLDADNPYLRMLHDSWGERLRHVFDSIDDPAWDGGQTQTPIRVHSPRAHPLAKVGAPAKAQSAGLSGAGNIPPAALRQPIVPPQAGLSAAHEYQRLQSAEEQARLQKQASLSNL, from the coding sequence ATGACCTATTGCGTCGCTCTCAAGATCAACGCTGGCCTTGTGTTTCTGTCGGACTCCCGCACCAATGCGGGCCTGGACCAGATCAGCACGTTTCGCAAGGTCATGCTTTACGAACAGCCTGGCGAGCGCTTCATGGTGCTGCAGTCGGCTGGCAATCTGGCCATCACCCAGTCTGTGCGTGAGTTGCTGGAAAGCTTTCAGCTGCATGACCCAGCTACCGACGAGCGGCTGACCATCTGGAATGTGCGCAGCATGTTCGACGCTGCCCGCGTGCTGGGCGCCGCTGTACGCCATGTGTATGACCGCGAGGCCGCAGCCCTGCAGCGTGCGGGCGTGGACTTCAATGTCTCCATGATTTTTGGCGGCCAGATTCAGGGCGAAGGCATGCGCCTGTTTCAGGTCTATTCAGCTGGCAACTTCATTGAGGCAACCAGCGAAACGCCTTATTTCCAGATTGGTGAATCCAAGTACGGCAAGCCGGTGCTGGACCGTGTCATCACCTCCGAGACACCGCTGGACGAGGCCGCCAAATGCGCGCTGGTGTCAATGGACAGCACGCTCAAGTCCAACCTGTCGGTGGGCCTGCCGCTGGATCTGATCGTTTACGAAAACAACCGTTTTGCCACCGACAGAATTGTCTGCCTGGATGCCGACAACCCCTATCTGCGCATGTTGCATGACAGCTGGGGCGAACGCCTGCGCCATGTATTTGACAGCATTGACGACCCCGCCTGGGACGGTGGCCAGACCCAGACACCTATCCGCGTGCACAGCCCGCGTGCCCATCCGCTGGCCAAGGTGGGGGCACCAGCCAAAGCGCAGTCTGCCGGGCTGTCAGGCGCAGGCAATATTCCGCCTGCTGCGCTGCGCCAGCCCATTGTTCCGCCTCAGGCTGGCCTGAGTGCAGCGCATGAATATCAGCGCCTGCAGTCGGCCGAGGAACAGGCCCGCCTGCAAAAGCAGGCCTCGCTGTCCAACCTCTGA
- a CDS encoding alpha/beta fold hydrolase: MPATPVRENTLPIVFAHANSFPLGTYRLLFSLLRQRGISASGVERFGHDPARPVTNHWPHLVDELIEHAEQQVQRHGQPIYLVGHSLGGILSFQAATKRPDLARGVLLIDSPLLGGWKANAVDLAKRTPIVASVSPGKISQRRRNTWASNEEALEYFRGKKAFAQWHPQVLQDYVEHGLEDHQGKRSLLFKREVETAIYNTLPSNLNHQLRRSPLRCPVSFIGGRSSVEMRQVGMEMTQRMTKGRIMMLDGGHLFPMERPEATAAAIEASLLNMEQSILQSAPQIAPK; the protein is encoded by the coding sequence ATGCCCGCCACTCCAGTCCGTGAAAACACCTTGCCGATTGTGTTCGCGCATGCCAACAGCTTTCCGCTGGGTACCTACCGGCTGCTGTTTTCGCTGCTGCGCCAGCGCGGCATTTCAGCCAGTGGTGTTGAGCGCTTCGGGCATGACCCGGCCCGCCCGGTCACCAACCATTGGCCACATCTGGTCGATGAGCTGATCGAACATGCCGAGCAGCAGGTGCAGCGGCACGGCCAGCCTATCTATCTGGTCGGGCACTCGCTGGGCGGCATTCTGAGCTTTCAGGCCGCCACCAAGCGCCCTGACCTGGCCCGTGGCGTGCTGCTGATTGATTCGCCCCTGCTGGGCGGCTGGAAGGCCAATGCGGTGGACCTGGCCAAACGCACGCCCATCGTCGCCTCGGTGTCACCGGGCAAGATCAGCCAGCGCCGCCGCAACACCTGGGCCAGCAATGAAGAGGCGCTGGAGTACTTTCGCGGCAAGAAGGCTTTTGCCCAATGGCACCCGCAGGTGCTGCAGGACTATGTGGAGCATGGCCTGGAAGATCATCAGGGCAAGCGCAGCCTGCTATTCAAGCGGGAAGTGGAAACCGCTATCTACAACACCCTGCCCAGCAATCTGAACCACCAGCTGCGCCGCAGCCCGCTGCGCTGCCCCGTGTCTTTTATCGGCGGACGTTCCTCGGTCGAGATGCGCCAGGTGGGCATGGAGATGACGCAGCGCATGACCAAGGGCCGCATCATGATGCTGGACGGCGGTCATCTTTTTCCCATGGAGCGCCCCGAGGCCACGGCGGCGGCCATCGAGGCATCGCTGCTGAATATGGAGCAGAGCATTCTGCAATCAGCCCCGCAAATCGCTCCTAAATAA
- a CDS encoding undecaprenyl-diphosphate phosphatase: protein MDTLLLLKAAIMGIVEGLTEFLPISSTGHLILAGSLMGFVGGKAKVFEIAIQTGAIFAVMLVYWQKIRSTLVELPSSREAQKFALNVLVGFLPAAVLALLVGKMVQEHLFTPVIVATTFIVGGFIILWAEKRPASATRVHSVDDMTPVDAIKVGLVQCFALVPGMSRSGSTIIGGMLMGLSRKAATDFSFFLGMPTLIGAGVYSMYKERASLSMADAPLFLVGLVFSFISAWLCVRWLLRFISTNSFVPFAWYRIVFGIIVLVTAYTGMVDWHH from the coding sequence GTGGATACTTTATTGCTGCTCAAGGCCGCCATCATGGGCATTGTGGAAGGACTGACCGAGTTCCTGCCCATTTCTTCTACGGGTCACCTGATTCTGGCGGGCTCTTTGATGGGTTTTGTCGGCGGCAAGGCCAAGGTGTTCGAGATCGCCATTCAGACCGGTGCCATCTTTGCCGTGATGCTGGTGTACTGGCAGAAGATTCGCTCCACGCTGGTCGAGCTGCCCAGCAGCCGCGAAGCGCAGAAGTTTGCGCTCAATGTGCTGGTGGGCTTTTTGCCTGCTGCAGTGCTGGCGCTGCTGGTGGGCAAGATGGTGCAGGAGCATCTGTTTACCCCGGTGATTGTGGCCACGACCTTCATCGTGGGCGGCTTCATCATTTTGTGGGCTGAAAAGCGCCCCGCATCGGCCACACGCGTGCATTCGGTGGACGATATGACGCCAGTGGACGCCATCAAGGTGGGTCTGGTGCAGTGCTTTGCGCTGGTGCCGGGCATGAGCCGCAGTGGCTCCACCATCATCGGCGGCATGCTGATGGGGTTGTCGCGCAAGGCGGCGACCGACTTCTCTTTCTTCCTGGGCATGCCCACGCTGATTGGTGCGGGTGTCTACAGCATGTACAAGGAGCGCGCCTCGCTGAGCATGGCGGATGCGCCGCTGTTTCTGGTGGGCCTGGTGTTCTCCTTCATCAGCGCCTGGCTGTGCGTGCGCTGGCTGCTGCGCTTTATCTCCACCAACAGCTTTGTGCCCTTTGCCTGGTACCGCATCGTCTTCGGCATCATCGTGCTGGTGACGGCCTATACCGGCATGGTGGATTGGCACCATTAA
- a CDS encoding PsiF family protein, translating to MKKFLVLAVVSLACSMSMAAGDKPKTAQQQLMGTCNTEATGMKGDERKDFMKSCLSDGRKRQQERMKSCNVDATGKKGDERKAFMSDCLKKD from the coding sequence ATGAAAAAATTCCTTGTCCTGGCTGTTGTCTCCCTGGCTTGCAGCATGAGCATGGCCGCAGGCGACAAGCCCAAAACCGCCCAGCAGCAGCTGATGGGCACCTGCAATACCGAAGCCACCGGCATGAAAGGTGACGAGCGCAAGGATTTCATGAAGTCCTGCCTGTCCGACGGCCGCAAGCGCCAGCAGGAACGCATGAAGTCCTGCAATGTGGACGCGACCGGCAAGAAGGGTGACGAGCGCAAGGCTTTTATGAGCGACTGCCTGAAGAAGGACTGA
- a CDS encoding DUF2306 domain-containing protein — translation MPLTPLIAFHMSCAIGATAIGPVALWARRSGAARPVLHRIAGYAFVLLMVCTAVSALFIRDFKRLNLAGFTLVHLLIPLTLVGLFGAFWHLSHKRIDQHRRIMRKLYFGACVSAGLFTLVPGRLLGDLLWKQLV, via the coding sequence ATGCCACTGACACCGCTGATCGCCTTTCACATGAGCTGCGCCATTGGCGCCACTGCAATTGGCCCGGTTGCACTCTGGGCACGCCGCAGCGGCGCCGCGCGGCCTGTGCTGCATCGCATTGCGGGCTATGCCTTTGTGCTGCTGATGGTGTGCACTGCCGTTTCAGCCCTGTTCATTCGAGATTTCAAGCGACTCAACCTAGCTGGCTTCACGCTGGTTCACCTGCTGATCCCGCTGACGCTGGTCGGCTTATTCGGTGCCTTCTGGCATCTGAGCCATAAGCGCATAGATCAGCACCGCCGCATCATGCGCAAGCTCTATTTCGGCGCCTGTGTGAGCGCGGGTCTGTTTACGCTGGTTCCCGGGCGTCTGCTCGGTGATCTGCTCTGGAAGCAACTGGTCTGA
- a CDS encoding 2TM domain-containing protein, with the protein MYCDASTLTLEQQARRRAGKKLGWYLHASVYLCVNLGLMALSFSQGRHWAIFPALGWGVGLLMHGLAVWLTSSGTPLWQRMVEREMKTLQKADTPS; encoded by the coding sequence ATGTACTGTGACGCAAGCACCCTCACCCTCGAACAACAGGCCCGCCGCCGCGCGGGTAAGAAGCTGGGCTGGTATCTGCACGCCAGCGTCTATCTTTGCGTCAACCTGGGGCTGATGGCGCTGTCCTTCAGTCAGGGGCGCCATTGGGCCATCTTCCCCGCGCTGGGCTGGGGCGTGGGCCTGCTCATGCACGGGCTGGCCGTCTGGCTGACTTCCTCTGGCACACCCCTGTGGCAGCGCATGGTGGAGCGCGAGATGAAGACACTGCAAAAAGCCGACACACCGAGCTAG
- a CDS encoding sensor histidine kinase, which yields MFFKPRPARSPAIELLRHGATVLGVCLFITLLLTQMGQGSWDVNLVYSVAIGLPAWLIIELGGKRFRQSDQIPWPLGWRGVLLVIVGVLAGFGLGSVIGHSYQSQMYPEQTDAKAPALLFPMLITLVTSTAMSTVFYLAGKARYLQMQAEQSQRQAAEAHLKLLQAQLEPHMLFNTLANLRALISIDAQRAEQMLDHLIDYLRATLSGSRSGTHSLEAEFALLTDYLALMQIRMGKRLSYALHLPPELAQTPVPPLLLQPLVENSIRHGLEPRLEGGHIQIAASLLQGPQMLLTVTDNGQGLSGAKPLSASSSSFGLEQVRERLSNRYGDTATFNLIADSAGGTKASITFPLNTTP from the coding sequence ATGTTTTTTAAGCCCCGCCCCGCACGCTCGCCAGCCATTGAACTGCTGCGACACGGCGCGACCGTGCTGGGCGTGTGTCTGTTCATCACCTTGCTGCTGACCCAAATGGGGCAAGGCAGCTGGGATGTGAATCTGGTCTACTCCGTGGCGATCGGCCTGCCTGCCTGGCTCATCATCGAGCTGGGCGGCAAGCGGTTTCGGCAAAGCGACCAAATCCCCTGGCCTCTTGGCTGGCGCGGCGTGCTACTGGTGATTGTGGGCGTACTGGCTGGTTTTGGCCTGGGCAGTGTGATCGGCCACAGTTACCAGTCACAGATGTACCCGGAGCAAACTGATGCCAAGGCGCCAGCGCTACTGTTCCCCATGCTCATCACGCTGGTGACCAGCACGGCCATGTCCACCGTGTTCTATCTGGCGGGCAAGGCCCGCTATCTGCAAATGCAGGCTGAGCAGTCGCAGCGCCAGGCAGCCGAGGCCCATCTCAAGCTGCTACAGGCCCAGCTTGAGCCGCATATGCTGTTCAACACGCTGGCCAACTTGCGCGCACTGATCTCCATCGACGCACAACGCGCCGAGCAGATGCTGGACCATCTGATTGACTACCTGCGCGCCACCCTCAGCGGCTCACGCAGTGGCACGCACAGCCTGGAAGCAGAATTTGCACTGCTGACCGATTATCTGGCGCTGATGCAGATACGCATGGGCAAGCGGCTGAGCTATGCGCTGCACCTGCCCCCTGAGTTGGCCCAGACCCCTGTTCCGCCGCTGCTGCTGCAGCCACTGGTGGAAAACAGCATTCGCCACGGGCTGGAGCCCAGACTGGAAGGCGGCCATATCCAGATAGCGGCAAGCCTGCTGCAAGGCCCGCAAATGCTGCTGACAGTCACAGACAATGGCCAGGGGCTTTCCGGCGCCAAGCCACTTTCGGCAAGCTCCAGCAGCTTTGGTCTGGAACAAGTGCGCGAGCGCCTGAGCAACCGTTATGGAGACACTGCCACTTTCAATTTGATAGCTGATAGCGCAGGTGGTACGAAGGCTTCCATCACATTTCCCTTGAATACTACGCCATGA